A genomic window from Paucibacter sp. KCTC 42545 includes:
- the rnhB gene encoding ribonuclease HII, with protein sequence MPSPKSLMAAPEQLGLIWAGAGLLAGVDEAGRGPLAGPVVAAAVILDEAAPIMGLRDSKILSEKKRELLFDEIRAKALCCCIAEASVEEIDRLNILQATLLAMRRAVEGLRLKPSFVQVDGNRLPVLKIPAEAIVKGDAKVQAISAASILAKVHRDRQCIAMHEAHPAYGFATHKGYPTAEHLAALRAHGVTAWHRRTFGPVRAVLESSK encoded by the coding sequence ATGCCATCGCCCAAGTCATTGATGGCCGCGCCTGAACAGCTGGGCTTGATCTGGGCCGGTGCGGGTTTGCTGGCCGGTGTGGATGAAGCCGGCCGTGGCCCCCTGGCCGGCCCGGTGGTGGCCGCGGCCGTGATTCTGGATGAGGCTGCGCCCATCATGGGCCTGCGCGACTCCAAGATCCTGAGCGAAAAAAAGCGCGAGTTGCTGTTCGATGAAATCCGCGCCAAAGCCCTGTGCTGCTGCATCGCCGAGGCCTCGGTCGAGGAAATTGACCGCTTGAATATTCTGCAAGCCACCCTGCTGGCGATGCGCCGCGCCGTTGAGGGCCTGCGTTTGAAGCCGAGCTTTGTACAGGTGGACGGCAACCGCCTGCCGGTGCTGAAGATTCCGGCCGAGGCCATCGTCAAGGGCGATGCCAAGGTGCAAGCCATCTCGGCCGCATCCATCCTGGCCAAGGTTCATCGAGACCGCCAATGCATCGCCATGCATGAAGCCCACCCGGCCTACGGCTTCGCCACCCACAAGGGCTACCCCACGGCCGAGCATCTGGCTGCCCTGCGTGCGCATGGCGTCACTGCCTGGCACCGCCGTACCTTCGGGCCGGTGCGTGCAGTTTTAGAGTCAAGCAAGTAA
- the ppsR gene encoding posphoenolpyruvate synthetase regulatory kinase/phosphorylase PpsR, whose product MPNRTVYFVSDGTGITAETFGNSILAQFPIKPRHVRRPFVDTPEKAYAVVREINETSVREGVRAIVFATLVDRDVLKIVRDHCQARVMDMFGTFIEPLEEEFEVKSNHRVGRFSDVARSQEYHDRIEAINFSLAHDDGQSAKNLDVADVILVGVSRSGKTPTSLYLAMQHGIKAANYPLIPEDFERGRLPSMLVAHKRKCFGLTIDPERLSQIRNERRPGSKYADMMNCRYEVNEAEAMMKKDGIAWLSSTHKSIEEIATTILRDLRPDRLIY is encoded by the coding sequence ATGCCCAATCGCACCGTGTACTTTGTCTCCGATGGCACCGGCATCACCGCCGAAACCTTCGGCAACTCCATCCTGGCCCAGTTCCCCATCAAGCCACGCCATGTGCGCCGGCCCTTTGTCGACACCCCGGAAAAAGCCTATGCCGTGGTGCGCGAGATCAACGAGACCAGCGTGCGCGAAGGCGTGCGGGCCATCGTCTTCGCCACCCTGGTGGATCGCGACGTACTCAAGATCGTGCGCGACCATTGCCAGGCGCGGGTTATGGACATGTTCGGCACCTTCATCGAGCCGCTGGAAGAAGAGTTCGAGGTCAAGAGCAACCACCGCGTCGGCCGTTTTTCCGATGTGGCGCGCAGCCAGGAGTACCACGACCGCATCGAGGCCATCAATTTCTCGCTCGCCCATGACGACGGCCAATCGGCCAAGAATCTGGATGTGGCCGATGTGATCCTGGTCGGCGTATCGCGCAGCGGCAAGACACCCACCTCGCTCTACCTGGCCATGCAGCACGGCATCAAGGCCGCCAACTATCCGCTGATCCCCGAAGACTTCGAGCGCGGCCGCCTGCCCTCCATGCTGGTGGCGCACAAGCGCAAATGCTTTGGCCTGACGATCGACCCTGAGCGCCTGAGTCAGATCCGCAACGAGCGCCGCCCCGGCAGCAAGTACGCCGACATGATGAACTGCCGCTACGAGGTCAACGAGGCCGAGGCGATGATGAAGAAGGACGGCATTGCCTGGCTGTCGTCCACGCACAAATCCATCGAAGAGATCGCCACCACCATCCTGCGCGACCTGCGACCCGACCGCCTGATCTACTGA
- the lpxD gene encoding UDP-3-O-(3-hydroxymyristoyl)glucosamine N-acyltransferase yields MATTVHLADLIAALGGDLLGEAQTPIARIAPLDEADGQSISFLANPKYQAQLAQTQAACVIVAPAFAESATARGADTGVAISAAIVTPDPYLYFARLTQWWAARTRPQAPARVHPSAVIDPSARLGAGVDIGPLAVIEAEVEIGEGARIGPHCVIGQGARIGAGTRLSASVTVGFGCQIGARGIVHSGVVIGADGFGFAPNFKAGDASGWVKIEQLGNVRIGDDVEIGANTCIDRGALADTVLEDGVKLDNQIQIAHNVHIGRHTAIAGCTAIAGSTKIGAFCTIAGAANIVGHLSLADHVHVSAATLISRSISKPGLYSGAYPFEENASWEKNAATLRQLHALRTRLRELEKKNT; encoded by the coding sequence GTGGCCACCACGGTTCACCTGGCTGATCTGATCGCCGCCTTGGGCGGCGATCTTCTTGGTGAGGCGCAAACGCCCATCGCGCGTATCGCGCCGCTGGACGAAGCCGATGGCCAGTCCATCAGCTTTCTGGCCAACCCCAAGTACCAAGCGCAACTGGCGCAAACGCAAGCGGCTTGCGTGATCGTGGCGCCGGCTTTTGCTGAGTCGGCTACCGCCCGTGGTGCTGATACCGGTGTCGCCATTTCGGCCGCCATCGTCACGCCCGACCCTTACCTCTACTTCGCGCGCCTGACCCAGTGGTGGGCCGCCCGCACGCGCCCCCAAGCGCCTGCGCGGGTGCACCCCAGCGCGGTGATCGACCCCTCGGCCCGTTTGGGCGCAGGTGTCGACATCGGCCCGCTGGCGGTGATTGAGGCAGAGGTGGAGATTGGTGAGGGCGCGCGAATCGGCCCCCATTGCGTGATCGGGCAGGGCGCTCGCATCGGTGCCGGCACACGCTTGAGTGCCAGCGTCACCGTGGGTTTTGGCTGCCAGATTGGCGCGCGCGGCATCGTGCACAGCGGCGTTGTGATCGGCGCCGACGGCTTTGGCTTTGCGCCCAATTTCAAGGCCGGTGATGCTTCTGGTTGGGTCAAGATCGAGCAACTCGGCAATGTGCGCATTGGCGACGATGTGGAGATCGGCGCCAACACCTGCATTGACCGCGGCGCCCTGGCCGACACGGTGCTGGAAGACGGCGTCAAGCTCGACAACCAGATTCAGATTGCCCATAACGTGCACATCGGGCGGCATACTGCGATTGCTGGCTGCACCGCGATTGCGGGCAGCACCAAGATCGGCGCCTTTTGCACCATTGCCGGCGCGGCCAATATCGTTGGCCATCTGAGCTTGGCCGACCATGTGCATGTGTCGGCCGCCACCCTGATCAGCCGCAGCATCAGCAAGCCCGGGCTCTACAGCGGCGCCTATCCCTTCGAGGAAAATGCCAGCTGGGAGAAGAACGCTGCCACCCTGAGACAATTGCATGCCTTGCGCACCCGTTTGCGCGAGCTAGAGAAAAAGAACACATGA
- the fabZ gene encoding 3-hydroxyacyl-ACP dehydratase FabZ — MDIHSILKKLPHRYPLLLVDRVLEVEAGKRILAIKNVSINEPYFVGHFPHRPVMPGVLILESMAQVATLLALESSDIKLDDSTVVYFAGIDNARFKRPVEPGDQLRLEVTLDRAKAGIFKFTGKAFVGEALAAEAQLICTMRKIDAL, encoded by the coding sequence ATGGACATCCACAGCATCCTCAAGAAACTCCCCCACCGCTACCCGCTTTTGCTGGTGGACCGTGTGCTGGAGGTTGAAGCCGGTAAGCGCATTCTGGCGATCAAGAACGTCAGCATCAACGAGCCTTATTTCGTTGGCCATTTTCCGCATCGCCCGGTCATGCCGGGTGTGTTGATTCTCGAATCCATGGCGCAAGTGGCCACCTTGCTGGCGCTGGAAAGCTCGGACATCAAGCTGGATGACAGCACGGTCGTGTACTTCGCCGGCATCGATAACGCCCGCTTCAAGCGGCCTGTGGAGCCCGGTGACCAGTTGCGTCTGGAAGTGACGCTGGATCGCGCCAAGGCCGGCATCTTCAAATTCACCGGCAAGGCCTTTGTGGGCGAAGCCCTGGCGGCGGAAGCGCAGCTGATCTGCACCATGCGCAAGATCGACGCCCTCTGA
- the lpxA gene encoding acyl-ACP--UDP-N-acetylglucosamine O-acyltransferase, translating to MSLIHPTAIIDPAAQLDSSVAVGAYTLIGPHVRIGAGTVVGPHCVIEGRTSIGACNKIFQFNSIGAVPQDMKYAGEPTELVIGDRNTFREFCTINLGTAQDEGVTRLGSDNLLMAYVHIAHDVRLGSHIVLANNATLAGHVHVGDWATIGGLSGVHQFVKIGAHAMVGFQGHVAQDVPPFMTVDGNPLAARAVNAVGLKRRGFSAERIAVIKQIHKRLYRSSLTLEQSQQAIAELRGQGADEDVDLMLNFLAAATRGIVR from the coding sequence ATGAGCTTGATTCACCCGACCGCCATCATCGACCCCGCCGCGCAGCTGGATAGCTCGGTCGCGGTGGGTGCCTACACGCTGATCGGCCCGCATGTGCGCATCGGCGCTGGCACGGTGGTGGGCCCGCATTGCGTGATCGAAGGCCGTACCTCTATCGGCGCGTGCAACAAAATCTTCCAGTTCAATTCCATCGGCGCCGTGCCGCAGGACATGAAATACGCGGGTGAGCCGACCGAGCTGGTGATTGGCGATCGCAACACCTTCCGGGAGTTCTGCACCATCAATCTGGGAACGGCGCAAGACGAGGGCGTGACCCGCCTGGGTAGCGACAACCTCTTGATGGCTTACGTCCACATCGCTCACGATGTGCGCCTGGGCAGCCACATCGTGCTGGCCAATAACGCCACGCTGGCGGGCCATGTGCATGTGGGCGATTGGGCCACCATCGGCGGCCTGTCCGGCGTGCACCAGTTCGTCAAGATCGGCGCGCATGCCATGGTTGGCTTCCAAGGCCATGTGGCGCAAGACGTGCCGCCCTTCATGACAGTGGACGGCAACCCGCTGGCGGCGCGTGCCGTCAATGCGGTGGGGCTGAAGCGACGCGGCTTCTCGGCCGAGCGCATTGCGGTGATCAAGCAGATCCACAAACGCCTGTACCGCTCCTCGCTGACACTGGAGCAGTCGCAGCAAGCCATTGCCGAGCTGCGCGGGCAGGGCGCTGACGAGGATGTGGACTTGATGCTCAACTTCCTCGCCGCCGCCACGCGCGGCATCGTGCGCTAA
- the lpxB gene encoding lipid-A-disaccharide synthase has product MTELSPRALSIGMVAGEASGDLLAGMMLAGLRARWPVLRSQGIGGPRMAEQGFEAWWPHSKLSIFGYVDALLNLRELLSIRRQLGNRLLAGPERPAAFIGIDAPDFNFGLEQRLREGGIKTIHFVCPSIWAWRAERVEKIKRSADHVLCLFPFEPELLHKHGIAATYVGHPLADAIPLEPPKAQSRAALGLSETDTVVALLPGSRRSEIRYIAEPFLQAALLMQQSRADLRFVMPVAPGLRPLIEPLVTRLAPRLNLQLLDGRSHEALAACDVTLVASGTATLEAALFKRPMVIAYRMHWLNWWRMQGKNYQPWVGLPNVLAREFLVPELIQDACTPQALAREGLAWLAEPERYAQAQARFAEQHELLRCNTAQKASDAIAQVIDGRA; this is encoded by the coding sequence ATGACAGAACTTTCGCCTCGGGCCCTGTCCATTGGCATGGTGGCCGGCGAGGCCTCCGGCGATCTGCTGGCCGGCATGATGCTGGCTGGCTTGCGCGCGCGCTGGCCCGTGCTGCGCTCGCAAGGCATCGGCGGCCCACGTATGGCCGAACAGGGCTTTGAGGCCTGGTGGCCGCACAGCAAGCTGAGCATTTTTGGCTATGTGGATGCGCTGCTGAATCTGCGCGAGCTGCTGTCGATTCGCCGTCAGCTGGGCAATCGCTTGTTAGCCGGCCCCGAGCGGCCGGCTGCTTTCATCGGCATCGACGCCCCCGATTTCAATTTCGGCCTGGAACAGCGCCTGCGCGAAGGCGGCATCAAGACGATTCATTTCGTTTGCCCCTCGATTTGGGCCTGGCGTGCCGAGCGGGTCGAGAAGATCAAACGTTCGGCCGACCATGTGCTGTGCCTGTTCCCCTTCGAGCCCGAGTTGCTTCACAAGCATGGCATCGCCGCCACCTATGTGGGCCATCCACTGGCCGATGCGATCCCGCTGGAGCCGCCCAAGGCGCAGAGCCGTGCCGCGCTGGGTTTGAGCGAGACGGATACCGTGGTGGCGCTATTGCCGGGCAGCCGGCGCAGCGAGATTCGCTACATCGCCGAGCCCTTTTTGCAGGCCGCGCTGCTGATGCAGCAGTCCCGGGCTGACTTGCGATTTGTGATGCCGGTGGCACCGGGCTTGCGTCCGCTGATCGAGCCGCTGGTGACGCGCTTGGCGCCTAGGCTCAATTTGCAGTTGCTCGACGGTCGCTCGCACGAAGCCTTAGCGGCCTGCGACGTGACGCTGGTGGCCAGCGGAACCGCCACGTTGGAAGCGGCCTTGTTCAAGCGCCCGATGGTGATTGCCTACCGCATGCATTGGCTGAACTGGTGGCGCATGCAAGGCAAGAACTACCAGCCCTGGGTGGGCCTGCCGAATGTACTGGCGCGCGAATTTTTGGTGCCCGAGCTGATTCAAGACGCGTGTACGCCGCAAGCGCTGGCGCGTGAGGGCTTGGCCTGGCTCGCTGAACCTGAGCGTTATGCCCAGGCGCAGGCGCGCTTTGCCGAACAACATGAACTGCTGCGTTGCAATACCGCGCAAAAGGCCAGCGATGCCATCGCCCAAGTCATTGATGGCCGCGCCTGA
- a CDS encoding TrmH family RNA methyltransferase, producing the protein MSQLHHITSRDNPALQRLRKLSQDGGAYRKLGSVWLEGDHLVRACLQRGHAVTLAVITEAAAQDPALRALADAAPKILVVPAALFKSISGLESPAQIGFEVPHDDGQDFSPGLDSVVLDRLQDAGNVGTILRNAAAFGFKQVLALKGTAALWSPKVLRAGMGAHFGLRLIEGLSPADLDRLHVPLIATSSYAESQIHQIALPQPCAWVMGHEGQGVQPELMQRCGLTVGIPQPGGEESLNVGSAAAICLYESARQRL; encoded by the coding sequence ATGAGCCAGCTGCATCACATCACCTCGCGGGACAACCCCGCCCTGCAACGCCTGCGCAAGCTCAGCCAAGACGGTGGCGCCTACCGCAAGCTGGGTTCCGTCTGGCTGGAAGGCGACCACTTGGTGCGCGCTTGCCTGCAGCGCGGCCATGCGGTGACGCTGGCCGTCATCACCGAAGCGGCCGCGCAAGACCCGGCACTGCGTGCGCTGGCCGATGCTGCACCCAAGATCTTGGTGGTGCCGGCGGCGCTGTTCAAGAGCATCAGCGGCTTGGAGTCGCCGGCGCAGATCGGCTTTGAAGTGCCGCACGACGATGGTCAAGACTTCAGCCCGGGCCTGGATTCGGTCGTGCTGGACCGCCTGCAGGATGCCGGCAATGTGGGCACCATATTGCGCAACGCGGCAGCGTTCGGCTTCAAGCAAGTGCTGGCCTTGAAGGGCACGGCGGCGCTGTGGTCGCCCAAGGTCTTGCGCGCCGGCATGGGCGCGCATTTCGGCCTGCGGCTGATCGAGGGCTTGAGCCCGGCCGATCTGGATCGCCTGCATGTGCCGCTGATCGCCACCAGCTCCTATGCCGAGTCGCAGATCCACCAAATCGCCTTGCCCCAGCCCTGCGCCTGGGTGATGGGCCATGAAGGGCAGGGCGTGCAGCCCGAGTTGATGCAGCGCTGCGGGTTGACCGTGGGCATCCCGCAGCCCGGCGGCGAGGAGTCGCTCAATGTGGGCAGCGCCGCGGCCATCTGCCTGTACGAGAGCGCCCGCCAGCGCTTGTGA
- a CDS encoding OmpH family outer membrane protein → MKSLSLKAVALSAMLSVSALSGVSAAQAQELKIGYVNSDRVMREANIGKAAASKLEAEFGKREKDLKDTEQKLRGAAEKLEKDAPTLSEAERTRRQRDLVETDRELQRKRREWQEDLTQRKNEEMSVMVDRANKVIKQIFDAEKYDLIVQDAIMFSPRVDITKKVIDALNAQK, encoded by the coding sequence ATGAAAAGCTTGTCTTTGAAAGCGGTGGCACTGTCCGCCATGTTGTCGGTGTCGGCCTTGTCCGGTGTGTCTGCTGCACAGGCCCAGGAACTCAAGATCGGCTATGTGAACAGCGACCGCGTGATGCGCGAAGCCAATATCGGCAAGGCTGCGGCTAGCAAGCTGGAAGCCGAATTCGGCAAGCGCGAGAAGGATCTGAAGGACACCGAACAAAAGCTGCGCGGCGCCGCCGAGAAGCTTGAGAAAGATGCCCCGACCCTGAGCGAAGCCGAGCGCACCCGCCGCCAACGCGATCTGGTCGAGACCGACCGCGAACTGCAGCGCAAGCGCCGCGAGTGGCAAGAAGACCTGACCCAGCGCAAGAACGAAGAAATGTCGGTGATGGTTGATCGTGCCAACAAGGTGATCAAGCAAATCTTCGACGCCGAGAAGTACGACCTGATCGTGCAAGACGCCATCATGTTCAGCCCGCGTGTGGACATCACCAAGAAGGTGATCGACGCGCTCAACGCGCAAAAGTGA
- a CDS encoding EamA family transporter has translation MPGSALALVLAAALLHALWNFAAKKAGGNHHFALASALTVSVIWLPVVWVVGWDVVAGFDSKTWGVLMATALLHLLYFNALLTGYRLADLTVVYPVARGSAPAMSAIAAVFLLGEHLGLRGGLGLLAVVLGIVLIAAGPGLWRPREGEAHHRRKLGLLWGGITGVLIAGYTVVDGYAIKVLLISPLLLDYFSNLLRVPFMLPGLWRDPQGFAAALSQQWRYVLLVAVCSPLAYILVLYAMQLAPLSRVAPTREVSMLFAALLGGQLLKEGERGWRLAGAACIAGGVIGLSL, from the coding sequence GTGCCCGGCTCCGCTCTTGCCCTGGTGCTGGCCGCCGCGCTGCTGCATGCCTTGTGGAACTTCGCGGCCAAAAAGGCCGGCGGCAACCATCACTTCGCCCTCGCCTCGGCGCTTACGGTCAGCGTGATCTGGCTGCCTGTCGTTTGGGTCGTCGGCTGGGATGTGGTCGCCGGCTTCGACAGCAAGACTTGGGGCGTGCTGATGGCCACGGCCTTGCTGCACCTGCTCTACTTCAATGCCTTGCTGACGGGCTACCGCTTGGCCGATTTGACCGTGGTCTACCCGGTGGCGCGCGGGAGTGCGCCGGCCATGTCGGCCATTGCCGCCGTGTTCTTGCTGGGCGAACACCTGGGCCTGCGCGGCGGCCTGGGCTTGCTGGCGGTGGTGCTGGGCATTGTTTTGATTGCCGCCGGGCCGGGGCTGTGGCGCCCGCGCGAGGGGGAGGCCCACCACCGCCGCAAGCTGGGCCTGCTCTGGGGTGGCATCACCGGTGTCTTGATCGCGGGCTACACCGTGGTGGACGGCTATGCCATCAAGGTCTTGCTGATCTCGCCGCTGCTGCTTGACTATTTCAGCAATCTGCTGCGCGTGCCCTTCATGCTGCCCGGCTTGTGGCGCGACCCGCAGGGCTTTGCCGCCGCGCTCAGTCAGCAATGGCGCTATGTGCTGCTGGTGGCGGTGTGCAGCCCGCTGGCCTACATCCTGGTGCTCTACGCCATGCAATTGGCGCCACTATCCCGGGTGGCACCGACTCGCGAGGTGTCCATGCTGTTTGCCGCCCTGCTGGGCGGGCAATTGCTGAAGGAAGGTGAGCGCGGCTGGCGCTTGGCAGGTGCTGCCTGCATCGCGGGCGGCGTGATCGGCCTGAGCCTATAG
- the ppsA gene encoding phosphoenolpyruvate synthase yields the protein MSQRYEPTALVVPFENLRMTDVEVVGGKNASLGEMISQLAASGVRVPGGFATTAHAFREFLKHEGLDKRIEARLVSLNTDDVRALAEAGAEIRGWLEAQPFPADLEAQIRASFAQLTAENPGVSFAVRSSATAEDLPDASFAGQQETFLNVVGIEEVLHKMKEVFASLYNDRAISYRVHKGFAHADVALSAGVQRMVRSDLGSAGVMFTIDTESGFKDVVFITSSYGLGETVVQGAVNPDEFYVHKPALARGKLPIIRRNLGSKLISMEFATPAEKAASGKLVKTVDTAPEMRNRYSLNDAEVIELAKFAMIIEKHYERPMDIEWGRDGVDGHIYILQARPETVKSQMEGQVEHSYKLKGHSAVLAEGRAIGQKIGTGPVRLVESIADMDRVQPGDILVTDMTDPNWEPVMKRAAAIVTNRGGRTCHAAIIARELGIPAVVGCGDATEKLKDGQLVTVACSEGDTGYIYDGLLETEISEVHRGELPYCPVKIMMNVGNPQLAFNFAQLPSSGVGLARLEFIINNNIGVHPKAILDYPNIDADLKKAVESVARGHASPRAFYVDKLVEGIATIAAAFFPRPVIVRLSDFKSNEYRKLIGGSRYEPDEENPMLGFRGASRYISGEFSDAFAMECEALKRARVEMGLTNIEIMVPFVRTVRQAERVVSMLAERGLKRAATGGTDGLRVIMMCEVPSNAILADQFLEHFDGMSIGSNDLTQLTLGLDRDSGLEQLAGDFDERDPAVKALISRAISACRSTGKYIGICGQGPSDHPDFAEWLADEGIVSISLNPDSVIETWQRLAKR from the coding sequence ATGTCACAACGCTACGAGCCGACCGCCCTGGTCGTTCCCTTTGAGAATCTGAGAATGACGGATGTCGAGGTGGTCGGCGGTAAAAACGCCAGCCTCGGCGAAATGATCTCGCAACTGGCCGCCTCGGGCGTGCGGGTGCCGGGCGGCTTCGCCACCACGGCCCATGCCTTCCGCGAGTTCCTCAAGCACGAAGGCCTGGACAAGCGCATCGAAGCGCGCCTGGTCAGCCTCAATACCGACGATGTGCGCGCCCTGGCCGAGGCCGGTGCTGAAATCCGCGGCTGGCTGGAGGCGCAGCCTTTCCCGGCCGATCTGGAGGCACAGATCCGCGCCTCCTTCGCACAGTTGACCGCTGAGAACCCCGGCGTGTCCTTTGCCGTGCGCTCCTCCGCCACGGCCGAAGACTTGCCTGACGCATCGTTTGCCGGTCAGCAAGAAACCTTCCTGAACGTCGTTGGCATCGAAGAAGTGCTGCACAAGATGAAGGAGGTTTTCGCCTCCCTCTACAACGACCGAGCCATCAGCTACCGCGTGCACAAGGGCTTTGCCCACGCCGATGTGGCACTGAGCGCCGGCGTGCAGCGCATGGTGCGCTCTGACCTCGGTTCGGCCGGCGTGATGTTCACCATCGACACCGAGAGCGGCTTCAAGGATGTGGTCTTCATCACCTCCAGCTACGGCCTGGGTGAAACCGTGGTGCAAGGCGCCGTCAACCCCGACGAGTTCTATGTCCACAAGCCCGCGCTGGCGCGCGGCAAGCTGCCCATCATCCGCCGCAACCTCGGCTCCAAGCTGATCAGCATGGAGTTCGCCACGCCGGCCGAAAAAGCTGCCTCGGGCAAGCTGGTCAAGACGGTGGATACCGCGCCGGAAATGCGCAATCGCTACTCACTGAACGACGCCGAAGTGATCGAGCTGGCCAAGTTCGCCATGATCATCGAGAAGCACTACGAGCGTCCGATGGACATCGAGTGGGGCCGTGACGGTGTGGATGGCCATATCTACATCCTGCAAGCTCGCCCCGAGACTGTGAAGAGCCAGATGGAAGGCCAAGTCGAGCACAGCTACAAGCTCAAGGGTCACAGCGCCGTGCTGGCTGAAGGCCGCGCTATTGGCCAGAAGATCGGTACCGGCCCGGTGCGCTTGGTGGAGAGTATTGCCGATATGGACCGCGTCCAGCCCGGCGACATTCTGGTGACGGACATGACCGACCCGAACTGGGAGCCGGTGATGAAGCGCGCCGCGGCCATCGTTACGAACCGCGGCGGCCGCACCTGCCACGCCGCCATCATCGCGCGCGAGCTGGGCATCCCGGCCGTGGTGGGTTGCGGCGATGCGACCGAGAAGCTCAAGGACGGCCAACTGGTCACCGTGGCCTGCTCGGAAGGTGACACCGGCTATATCTACGACGGCCTGCTGGAAACCGAAATCAGCGAAGTGCATCGCGGCGAGCTGCCTTACTGCCCCGTCAAGATCATGATGAACGTGGGCAACCCGCAGCTGGCCTTCAACTTTGCGCAGCTGCCCAGCAGCGGCGTGGGTCTGGCCCGGCTTGAGTTCATCATCAACAACAATATCGGCGTCCACCCCAAGGCGATTCTGGACTATCCGAACATCGACGCTGACTTGAAGAAGGCGGTTGAATCCGTGGCCCGCGGCCACGCCTCGCCACGCGCTTTTTACGTCGACAAGCTGGTCGAAGGCATTGCAACCATTGCTGCCGCCTTCTTCCCGCGCCCGGTGATCGTGCGTTTGTCCGACTTCAAGAGCAATGAGTACCGCAAGCTGATCGGTGGTTCGCGCTACGAGCCCGATGAAGAGAACCCAATGCTGGGCTTCCGTGGTGCTTCGCGTTACATCAGCGGCGAGTTCTCGGACGCTTTTGCGATGGAGTGCGAGGCTTTGAAGCGCGCGCGCGTCGAGATGGGCCTGACCAATATCGAAATCATGGTGCCTTTCGTGCGCACCGTGCGCCAAGCTGAACGCGTGGTGTCGATGCTGGCCGAGCGTGGCCTCAAGCGCGCTGCCACCGGCGGCACCGATGGCCTGCGCGTCATCATGATGTGCGAAGTGCCCAGCAATGCGATTCTGGCGGACCAGTTCCTGGAGCATTTCGACGGCATGTCGATTGGCTCTAACGACCTGACTCAGCTGACCCTGGGCCTGGATCGCGACTCCGGCCTGGAGCAGTTGGCTGGCGACTTTGATGAGCGTGACCCTGCCGTCAAGGCCTTGATTTCGCGCGCCATCAGTGCCTGCCGCTCCACCGGCAAGTACATCGGCATCTGTGGCCAAGGCCCCAGCGACCACCCGGACTTCGCCGAGTGGTTGGCCGACGAGGGCATCGTGTCGATCTCGTTGAATCCGGATTCGGTGATCGAGACTTGGCAGCGTCTGGCCAAGCGTTAA